The genomic segment GGGAAATCGGCACACCGGTGGATTTTATTGAAGCCATCGGTGCCGGAGCGAACTATCTCCGCGTGATGCAGGCCGATATCACTGAAGACAATGCCGGCAACGGAACAGATGGAGTCGATGAGAATCCGGATGATCCGGATGACGGAGGCTGGGATTGGCGATTGACATCGCCGCCTGCTCCCTTCTCACATTCAGCAAGCTCCAGCCCCACAAATATTTATGGTGTTTCTGGAATGGGCCTGATTCGGGCCTACCAGAAACTTGGGACAGCAGAGACAGGCCTTTATACCGCCATCACCGATGCCGCCGATTATATGGCCGGCAACCCCGGTATAAGATCATCGGGGGATCTGATTTACTTGCTTCGCTGTGATTCGCTCATACCCGGAATGGGTTATGCGGATGCCGCCAAAGCAAAATTCGACGCTCGAATCGCCGCTTATGGAAACGCCGCGCACCTCGCCGATTCAATTAAAAATATTCGTTATAGCCAGGGCTATGCAAATGGTATCATTGCCTGGGATATCGGCTTATGGGTGCAGGCGGCCGGGATGCTGGAGGGGATGTATCCCGACGATGCCTACGATTACGGCCAGGCAGCGGTTGACATGGCCGAAGTGGTCTGGCAGGATTCATTTAACGACAATCCGGGCTACTTCGATGTCGAAGATGATAAGGGCTATGACCCGAGCCGCGCTAATGTCAATTACTGGTGGTACAATATCGGCCTGTTCGGATTGATCACCTCATTTCAGTACTCCGGGAGCCATGTTTCGGAAATCGGATTTTTGGTCAATCGGCTTCTTGAAAGCCAAAACCGATATGGCTTCTTCAGTTATCAATGGGGCGGTTATGACAATGATGCCGGCTGGCAGACTACCGCCTATTCGGTAATGGCGCTGGCGCTGGTGGATCAGGCCGCATATCAGACTGAAATCAGCCATGCCTGTTACTGGACAGCCGCAACCCAGGATGCCAGCGGCGGCTGGGTTTACGATACCGATGAGCATCTCCCGGAAATCGGCAGCGAGAATACGGTGGCACTTTATTATGCCGAGCCGCCGCAGATGGTCATCGTCGATGATGACTTCATCAGCCAGGAAGCGGTTGATGCCTACAATATCGCCAACGGCACCGGCTACCTTTGGGGCTATGATGCCTTCGCCACGATAACTGATGGTATTGCGGGAGCGACTGTCAGGACAGTGTCTGTCCTCGATGGTTTTTATACTGTGCCGATTAATATCGAAGGTGATTCGCCCGGAGGGAAATCAATTTCGATTTCAATTATCGGCTCGGGGCAGCTCAATACCGTATTTCAGCCGACCTCGACCGTCGCCTGGAATGTGGGCGGATATAATCGCCAGGCGGCCATCAGGGTGGTCAATGCCGACGTGACGTTTCAAAACATGACCATGGATTTCGATTTGATAAAGGCCAGTGAAACAGCCGGGATTCTATACTGGAATGCAACCGGAGAAATATCCGGAAACCTGATTCAGAACATGAATGTCCCTGATAATTTCAACGGTTACCGTGAAATAACCAGTTACTTCCGGGCACCCGATTATACGCCCGAAAGCCGCGCCCATGTCGATATTCTCAATAATACATTCCTGAAAACCGGACGGATTGGAATCGTAACGCATGATTATGTCGACGCAACTATCGACGGCAACACCTTCGACAAGGTTGATGATGATTTCGGCTATGCCATTGAAATGGGTTCGGCCTCGACCGGCATTATCAGCAACAATGTCTTTGCCAACTATGATACCTGGGCGGCATCGGATGCCTCGACAGTGGCGGCGATCCTGGTGGAAAACCTGTTTACCCAGGGGGTAACGACGCCGATTGAAAAGACGGTCCTGATTGAGAATAATGAGATGTATCACTGCCAGTATGGTATATACATCGGCTCCGATTATGTCGGGCTGGCTGGTGATGTCGATATTAATGCCACGATAAAGAACAACAATATCCATGATAATATAACCTCCGGTTCATATTCGGTCGGCGGAATTGTCCTCGTCGAGAAAAATATGGCGGTTGGATCATCGCTGAGTGCCGTCATCGACAGCAATCAAATCCTGAATAATGTTTACAACGGAATATATATGTACACGGAAGGCAGCGGCGATATCTCGGCGGAAATTACCTATAATACGATCGAGGGCCATTACAACGGCATCCGCGTGGCCGAATTCATAAGCAAGGCTTCCAACTTCGACCTGATGGTTCATCACAATATTCTCAGCAACGGTTTAAACGCCCGCGATGATATCGCCGGCGGTTACTGGGACGACGGGATATCGACGGGCAATTGCTGGTCGGATTATGAAACCAATTCCGGTTACCCCGATCAGTACAATGTCGACGGTAATGCGGGGACAATCGACCGGTTCCCGAATATTTACTGCGGCGACCTATGTGACTGCTGGCCGGGCAATGCCAACAATGATGCCGGCTTGAACCTGCTCGATGTCACCAGTTTGATAAGTTATCTATATAAAACCGGTTCGGCGCCGGTTCCATACTCGATCTGCTCCGGCGATGCCGACTGCAATTGCAGTGTCAATCTGCTCGATATTACAAGAATGATAAGCTACATTTATAAATCGGGGACGCCGCCGTGCGACTGCGAAACATGGGTCGACAATTGCGGCTGGCCGCCGAGCAAATCGACAATAACAAATTCCGCACTCATGTGGCATCAAACGGCCGAGTCGATCTCAGCGCCCGCGGGATCGAGCGGCCGGGAGGAAGGAACCATTCACCCAGCGCCCGCCTATCGGTGAGCGATCTTCCTCTCAAAAGGGTCCGCAATTTTGCGGGCCCTTTTTTATTGATTTTATTGCCCGATCCGGTATCGCTCAGGGCCGGAGCAACCTTTCAGGTCGGCAAAAATACAATACACAAACTGTCCCGTTTTTGTACAAACAATAATACCATGGGGTTACAATAATCCCGGAAGTATCGAGATTATCAAAAGGTCAATGTTATTAATAAACTCCATTTTGTTCCCTATTTAACCTAATCCGGACAAAACGTTAAGCAATTTTTGCTTTTTTGTCGATTCCTCTTGACTTTAGCTGACTCTGTGATATTTTTCACAAGAGAGCTGGTAGAGTTTATTGAAATATTAGTTGCTTACGGCATTTGAAGGTTAGCAAATAAGGCAAACATTTTAAAGTGATAGAAGGTTATGCCTCCTTCGTCGCCTGAAAAAGCCATATCCACGTTCCATTTTGGTTCTTATAATAAGGATCATTATCGGGATCTTCGACGCCGAAATGTCATTCGTCTGTTGCTGACTTATTTGTTGCCGCTGGTTCTGTTGGCCATTTATTTCATTTATCAGAATAACGCCATTATCCAGGACAGCCGGCGCCTGCATCTTAAGGGGATTGCGGAGAATCAGGCCAAGACTCTTAATCTCTTTCTGACCGAGCGGCTCGTCAATTTATCCAACTTGATTGATGATCCCAAGCTTCAGATTCCACCGGCATCCAGCATCATGCAGGATTATTTGAAGCATCTCAGGAAAAACAGCGAAGCCTTTGTCGATATCGGTTTTTTTGATTCAACGGGCGTGCAGACATCGTATGCCGGGCCCTTTCCATCATTGGAGCGCCGCAATTACAGCTCCGAAGAATGGTATCGATCGCTGAAATCAAGGGATGACAATTATATAATCACCGATATTTATCTTGGCTTCAGGCAGCAGCCGCATTTTACGATCGCGGTTAGAAGAATCATTAACGGGCAGGCACTGGTAATGCGCGCCACTCTCAGCCCGGAAAAAGTCTATGATTATATCAGATCTCTGGAAGGATCGCAGGAAGTCTATACTTCGATTGTCAACAAAAGCGGACAGTATCAGGTGGTTACCTATCATATCGGGACGCCGCTCGAGAAATCATCAATCGTTCCTCCGGTTGACCCCAGGCTCGGTGTCGAGGATGTTAAAATCGAGGGAGCAAATATTATATACGCTTATTCATGGCTGGAATCGGCCGACTGGGCGCTTATCGTGCAGAACGAGGTCGCGGGCGGGAGCTTCTCGTTTATCAAATCAAATCTTCGGATAATGGGTCTTTCGACTCTGCTGATTCTGGCCATATTTCTGATTATCATTAATCGCGCCAAACAACTGGTCAAATTCCAGATGGAAACCGACCGGACGCGCGCCCAGCTTGAACATGCCGCAAAATTAGCCTCCGTGGGCGAGCTGGCCGCCGGTATCGCCCATGAAATCAACAATCCGCTGGCCATAATCAGCGAAGAAGCCGGTTTGATGAGAGACTTTATCAATCCGGAATTCGGTCAGAATCTGAAATGTGAGGACTTGATTCCGCACCTCGACAATATCCATGAGTCGGTGTTCCGCTGCCGCGATATTACCCGAAAGCTTCTCGGATTTGTTCGTCGAACCGAGATGGATCTGAAACAGCTGACTATTCATAAGCTGATCGACGGCGTCCTGGATGGCATTCTGGGGCATGAAATGGCCGTATCAAATATAGAAATTATCCGAAATTACGGGGCCGATGTCCCGGAACTGTTTACCGATGGGAATCAACTGCAGCAGGTTATATTGAATATTGTTAATAATGGTGTCGATGCTATCGGGCACGGCCCGGGCAGTATAACGGTGGCCACCTTTGTTCAAAACAAATTTGTCTGCATTACCATTTCCGATACAGGGACCGGAATGAGTCCCGAACAAATGGAAAAGATATTCCTGCCTTTCTACACCACCAAGGAGGTCGGCAAGGGAACCGGGCTGGGATTGTCGGTAAGTTATGGTATAATAAAAAGTCTGGGCGGGAAAATAGAGGTCGAGAGTGTTCTGGGGAAAGGAAGCACCTTTATTATAAGTCTTCCGCTTCACCGTAAAAACGGCAAGTGAATTTGAGATAGATACAGGCTGGAAAAAAAACAAAATAATATAGCCCACAAGGGGAAAGAGATGAAAACAAAACGTGTGAAAGAGTTGATGGTGCCGCTGGAGTCGTATCCGACGGTTCCCCAGGATTCGACTTTGCTGGAGGCCGTGGATAAATTCGAGCGCGTGCAGAAGATGCGCGACCGGAGACGTCAGCCGTACCGGGCCATTTTGGTGGTGGATGAAACCAATCAGGTGGTCGGCAAAATCGGCCAACTGGCTTTTCTCAGGGCGCTGGAACCGCAGCGAAATGTCCTGGGCGACATGGGCAAACTTGCGATAGCCGGCGTCAGTGCCGACTTTATCAACACCATGATGAATCATTTCCAGTTTTTCCAGGACAGCATGGCCGACATATGCCGCCGGGCGCGCCATATCATCGTCAAAGACGTAATGGTCCCGGTTACCGAGAGTATCGACGAAGAGGCCACTCTGGGCGAGGCCATATACAGGATTGTCGCCCTGCAGACGCTTTCGATTATGGTGACCAGAAAAGGCAAGATAGTGGGGCTGCTCAGGCTTTGTGATGTCGTGCAGGAAATCGCCGACGAGATGAAGCACTGTGACGAGTTGAACTGATCGCATTAAGCGGGAGAGGACAAATGCCAAAAATACTCTTGGTTGACGATGAGAACAAGTTTCGCGAGTCTCTGGCCAAACGTCTTTCCTTGAGAGGATATGAAACGGTCGATGTCGATAACGGTGAAGATGCCATAAAACTGGTTCGTGCCGATTCGGATATTGACGTCGTTCTTCTTGATAGAAAAATGCCCGGTATGAACGGGGAGCAGGTTCTTAACGAGATCAAATCATTCCGACCGGAACTTCAGGTTATCATGCTGACGGCCTTTGGGTCACTGCAATCGGCAATGGAAATCGGGAGGCTTGAAGCTTACTCATATATGGAAAAGCCGACTGATTTCGAAGAAATTGTCAAGACGATCGATGCCGCACGCGAAGATAAAGTGCATGTTATGGCGAGGCACGAGGTCCCGCAGGTCGAAAAGGGCTCTCTCTGGAAATGGCTGATTGGGACACATAATACCCGCCCGGGGGTTATTTTACTGGGGATTCTTTTATTCACTATTTTGATATTTATGCCTTCGCCCCAGAGGCTGATGACCCTGCTATCGGCACCTAAGACCGGTCAGGTCACTGACTCCAACTTTGGTTTTGCCAACTACCGTCAGATGAAAGACGGCGAAACGATCGCCGAATATTACAGCACACATTACAAAGTCGGCAGGAACGTGACCAATGACCAGGGCAAGAAAACAATGGAGGCTCTGACGCCTGAAGAAACATCTGTCAGGGCACGGATAATGCTGGGTGTCCTGCTGGTAGCGGCCCTGTTCTGGGCCACCGGCGCTATCCCGGTCGGTGTCACTGCTTTGTTGACCGGTGTCATGATGTATTTCTTCGGCATTCTAAAGCCGGATGATATTGCCCAGGCGTTTGCCAAAGATGCCGTAATCTTTATCTTCGGTGTCCTGGCGGTATCGGCGGTAATAAGCAAAACCGGCCTGGATCGCCGGATCGGGCTGTTGCTGTTGGGCCCATCGAAAAATATCGGGCGGCTTCTTTTCTTGTTTCTGCCGATGCTTGGAGTGGCCTGTTCATTCGTCTCCGAGCATGCCCTGATTGCCTTTATCATGCCGCTTTTCATGATGGTCTACATCACGTCAATTCGCGCGGCGGGTGTCAAGAGGGACCGGGCGCTGGCGGTTATGTTCGTTCTTTCGATCTGTTTTGCAGCCAACTGCGGCGGCCCCGGCTCACCTGCGGCCGGCGGACGTAACGCCGTCATGCTCGGCATCCTGAGTGACTACGGCAACGCGCCGACATTCATCGAGTGGGTGAAATACGGTTTGCCTTTCGTGCCTGTAATGGGTCTGGTAATTGCAACCTATTTCTACTTTATGTTTCGTCGTAAGCTGAAGGTTAAGGAATTGAATGTCTCATCAATAGTTCGAAATGCTTCGGAGAAAATCGGCCCGATGAACAGGGATGAATATATAACGGCGTTCGCGCTGATCGGCTTGATTCTCTTGTGGATTCTTGGCAGCGATAAATTCGGCATGGGCGGGCCGGTCATCCTGTGCATCGTTTTTCTGAACGTCTTCAGGATACTGCGCTGGCGGGATATCGCCAATATTCCGTGGGATGTGGTTTTTCTTTATGCCAGCGCCAGCGCCATCGGCAAGGGTCTGGCGGTAACCGGCGGAGCCTTGTATATGGCCGACAGTTTTATCAACATCCTGCCCGATTTCCTGACCAGCGGCTCAGGACTGGCCATAGCGGTCAGCCTGTTCACCGGTATTACCACCAATTTCATGAGTGACGGCGCCACCGTCTCGGCGATCGGCCCGATCGCCATACCCATGGCCACCATATCGGGTTCCAATCCCTGGATGATCGGTCTGGCGACCGCTTTTGCATCATCCTTTGCCCATATGTTAATCATCGGAACGCCCAACAATGCCATCGCCTATGCCATGGCCAAGGACCCGATAACCGGAGAGCAGCTCGTGAAATTGAGTGACTTTTTTAAGCACGGTTTTGTTATATTGCTGTTGTCGTTCGCCGTGCTCTGGTTCTGGGTGATTCTCGGGTACTGGCAGTTTTTGGGATTTTAGAAAACAAAGGATATTAATATGACGGATAATATCAAACTACTCATTGTCGATGACGAGGTAAAATTTCTCGATTCCATTGCGCAAAGGCTGGAACTTCGCGGGTTCGGCGTCACCAAGGCCAAGAGCGGACTGGAGGCGATCGAGGCCGCCAAGACCGGCAAGTTTGACCTGGCCCTGCTGGATCTAAAAATGCCCGGCATGGACGGCACGCAGGTGCTGGAAATTCTCAAAAAAGAGCATAAATATCTCGAGGTGATTATCCTGACCGGTCACGGCTCGGTCGATTCGGCGGTAGAATGCACCAAGCTGGGCGCATTCAGCTATCTCCCTAAGCCGTACGAACTGGATATGCTCCTTGAGAAGCTGAAAGAAGCATTCCAGGAAAGACTGCGCAAAAAATTCGAAACCGACCAGGCACGGATGGACAAAATTGCCAAACTGGCGGCCGGATCCAGCCCGCTGGGAATTTTACGTGAATTGAGAAAACTCGACGACGAAGTGAAGTAAGGCGGGTTTTCAGCAGATTCGCGGCAGTTGCTCGCCGCTGAGCATATCGATGATACGATCGGCGCCGATGATGCTTTTCATGGTTACGATACCGTCGTTCTTCCCGCTGACTTTTCCGATAATCGCCGCTTCCGGCCAGAGCGATTCCTCGTGCAAAATATCCATGACTTTATCGGCATCTTTGTCCGGGACAAAGATGACCATGCGTCCTTCATTGGCGACATAAATCGGATCAAACCCGAGAATTTCGCAAGCGCCGCGCACCTGATCGCAGACCGGAATCTTGTTCTCCTCAACTTCTATACGGCAGCTTGAGGTCGAAGCGATCTCGACCAGCGAAGCGGCCAGACCGCCTCTGGTCAGATCACGCAAACAGTGAATATTAATTCCGCGGTCAAGCAGTTTCAGCACGGTTGCGGCCAGTGGGGCGCAGTCGCTCTCGATGGTGGTCTCAAAGGCAAGCCCCTCGCGGCGGGCCATGATGGCCATGCCGTGCCGTCCGATATCGCCGTTGATAATGACGACATCACCGGGTCGGACCGACGATGGTGCAATAGTCAGCTCATGTTCAATAACGCCGACCCCGGCGGTATTTATAAACAGACCGTGCCCGCGGCCCTTATCGACAACCTTGGTATCACCGGTAACGATGCTGACAGCGGCCTGATCGGCGGCTTCTCTCATCGAAAGCGCTACTCTCCATAGCGAATCCATGGAAAATCCTTCTTCGATAATAAATCCTGCGCTGAGGTACAGCGGCCGTGCCCCGCACATGGCCAGGTCATTGACAGTACCATCGATGGCCAGTTTGCCGATATCACCTCCGGGAAAGAACAACGGATCGACCACATATGAGTCGGTCGTAAAGGCGAGACGATTCCCTTTTATTTTCAAAACAGCGCCATCATGCGCGGTCTCAAGGTGGGGATTGGCAAAAGTGGCGGCAAAAATTTTATCGATCAATTGATGCATCAACCTGCCCCCGCCGCCGTGCGCCAGCAGGACATGCGGATAATCGGAGATCGGTATGGGGCAGTTTAGTCCGCTATATTTTTTATCATTCATGGCATTTTATCCCAATTGATGGCCCATTGATTCGGGTCCGGCTTTTCGGTAACGATAGTATGCGGCGCAGGCGCCTTCCGATGAGACCATGGTCGCCCCCAGTGGATGCTCCGGGGTGCATTTGGTCCCAAAAACGGAACATTCGAACGGCTTCTTTTTTCCCTGAAGAATCAGCCCGCTGATACACTCGGCGGACTCCTCGGCACACATATCCTCCAGCCCGAAGCGTTTGGCGGCATCGAATTCAAGATACTTTTCGCAAAGGGCCAGACCGCTTTTTTTAATAATGCCAAGACCGCGCCATTTGCGGTCGACGACAGTAAACACTTCGCCGATAATTTTTTTCGCTTCAAGGTTTCCTTCCCGGCGGACGGCACGCCGGTACTGATTTTCAACCTCGGCGCGGCCCTCTTCGAGCTGGGCAATCGTCATATATATGCCCTGAAGAATATCGATCGGTTCAAAGCCGGTCACCACAATGGGGATTCTGTATCTGGAAACAATCTTTTCATAGTCTTCAAATCCAACCACCGAACAGACATGTCCGGCGGCCAAAAAACCCTGAACATTGTTTCCGGGCGCGCCGAGAATAGCCTCCATGGCGGGGGGAATAAGCACCTGGGCCATGAGTATCGAAAGATTTTTTAAATTCAATTGCCTGGCCTGATAAACCAGTGAGGCATTGGCTGGAGCGGTGGTTTCGAAGCCGATGCCGAAAAAAACCACTTCTTTTCCCGGATTGTCACGGGCGATCTTAATCGTGTCGGTCGGCGCATAGACGGTGCGGATATCGCCGCCTTCGGCTCTGACCGACAGCAGGTCTTTGCTGCTTCCGGGAACGCGCATCATATCGCCGAATGAACAGAAGATGACATTCGGTCTTGATGAAATTGCCACCGCCATATCGACCAGTTCGACCGGAGTCACACATACGGGGCAGCCGGGCCCATGAAGCAGTTCAATTTTTTTGGGCAGGAGTTGATCGATACCGCTTTTGAGAATAGCATGGGTCTGCCCGCCGCAGACTTCCATAATGGTCCAGTTACGGGTGGTAATCCTGGCGATTTGCCTGACATAACGGGCGGCCGTCACCGGATCGCGGAATTCATCGATATACTTCACGAATCATTATCCCCGGAATTTCCCAATTCTTCTATTTGACGAAGATATTCGAAGGTTTGATTGGCCTCTTCTTCATTGACGGTGCTGATGGCAAAACCGGCATGCACCAGAACATAATTCCCGATCCCGGCTTCGGGCACGAGGGTCAGGTTGATCTCTTTGAGAACCCCGCCGAAACTGACTTTTCCGGTCCTCGAAAGAGAATCATCCGATTCTATACTGACAACTTTTCCCGGTATGGCAAGACACATATTACAGTTCCAATTCTATTCCGCCGGCCGCCGCCATGATCTGCCCGATGGCGATGCCGCCGTCATTGGGCGGGATGCGGTGATGCCGGTATGGTTTAAATCCGGCCGACTCGAGACGGCTGATTGTTTTCTCGGTCAAATATTTGTTCTGAAAACAGCCGCCGGTCAGCACGACATTTTTCTCTCCAATATTTTCCGCTATAGCCAATATAATATCCGCCAGCGTATTTTGAAACCTGGAAGCGATTCGCCCCGGAGCCGCCACATTATGCATATCCGTGAAAATATCATGTATAATTTGCTGCCAGTCAACGATGCTTTTCGATTCTTCCGAGATTAACCTGAATGTGTATGACTTCTCGTCAGGCTCGGAATCAGCCGCAAATTCAAGCATCATGGCTGCCTGGCCCTCATAGCGGGAGACCTGGCAGATGCCCAGAATTGCGGAAACGGCATCGAATAGCCTTCCGGCGCTCGAGGTTCGGGGAGTGTTAATATTTTTCTCCAGCATGGTTCTTAAGACCGCGGTATCGGAATTATCGAATGACATGAGCGGCGCAAGCTCTTTCATCGCGAAAACATCACTGCCAAAAACCTCATATAACAATCCGAGTGCGGATCGCCGCGGCTCCCGGACGGCATAATCGCCGCCGGGCAGAGGGAAACATCTCAAATGGGCGATGCGCCTGATTTTCTTTCCGGTTACCTGAAAAAATTCGCCGCCCCAGATTGTTTTATCCGGGCCGAGGCCGGTGCCGTCCCAGGAGACACCCAGAACCGGCTCACTGAGTCGATTATCCGCCATGCAGGATAGAACATGGGCCACATGATGCTGAACTTTTCTTGCCGGCAGGCCCATGTTGTCGGCAAAACGCGTGGACAAATAATCGGGATGAAGATCCGACACGACCATCGCTGGTTTGAAATCATATATATCTGATAATGAGGCGGTTACTCGTTTCATGGCTTCGAAGGCTTCGGCGGTCTCCAGATCACCGATATGCTGGCTGGCGAAAGCATGGTTTCCATTTGCAATGGCCACTGAGTTTTTTAGATGGGCGCCAACCGCCAGAATGGGGGAAACATGATTTGTCAGACTGACGGGTGTCGGGGCATAGCCGCGGGCATTGCGCATGACCATCGGTTGACCGTTCATCAGGCGGACGATGGAATCATCCATCTGTCTTGCAATAGGCCGGTTATGCATCAGGAACAGGTCGGCAATATCACCCAGTCGTTGAAGAGCTTCATTCTCATCGATGCAAATCGGCTCGTCGGACAAGTTGCCGCTGGTGGCGACAATCGGGAATGACAGTTCGGCCATCAGCAGATGATGCAATGGCGTGTAGGGCAGCATCACTCCCAGGTAAGGATTGCCCGGCGCCACGGAAGCGGCGATTTCGCTATTGGAATTGCTTCGGAGCAAGGTTATCGGTGACGGCGGTGATAACAGCAGCTCTCTCTCGGCAATCGATAATTCACAATCGCGTAAGACAACTTCCATTGACGGGTACATCAGGGCCAGCGATTTTTCCTCACGGGCTTTGCGTTTACGCAATAGTTTCACCGCGTCATCATTGCGGGCGTCAACCAGCAGTTGAAAACCGCCAAGGCCTTTAAGGGCGAGTATCTTTCCCTGTTTGATCGCTTCGCAGGCAGCCATCAGGGCATCATCATGCATCGCCAGAACATCGCCGCTATTGCTCCACAACTGCAGATGCGGCCCGCATTCGGGGCAGGCATTGGGCTGGGCGTGGAATCTGCGATTCGATGGATCCTCGTATTCCTCACGGCAGCGGCGGCACATCGGGAAAATTTTCATGGTAGTGTTGCCGCGATCATAAGGGAGCGTATAGATGATGCTGTAACGAGGCCCGCAATTGGTGCAATTTGTAAATGGGTAGCGAAAACGCCGGTTGGATGGATCAAAGATGTCGTCCAGACATTTTTGGCAGGTGGCGATATCGGGAAGCACCAGGGCGGTCTTGCTGCCGCCATTGCCACTGATGCGAACGATAAATTCCTTATGCCCGACCGGATCGAGATCGGCCATTTCCTTATGATTAATCAGGGCCAGAGGCGGTTTTTCGGTGTCGAGACGATTGACGAATCGGTCAATATTATTCTCGTCCCCTTCAATATCGATTTCCACCCCCTGCGGCGAATTGCCGACCCAGCCGTGCAATTCAAGTTCATTGGCAAGG from the candidate division Zixibacteria bacterium HGW-Zixibacteria-1 genome contains:
- a CDS encoding hydrogenase formation protein HypD is translated as MKYIDEFRDPVTAARYVRQIARITTRNWTIMEVCGGQTHAILKSGIDQLLPKKIELLHGPGCPVCVTPVELVDMAVAISSRPNVIFCSFGDMMRVPGSSKDLLSVRAEGGDIRTVYAPTDTIKIARDNPGKEVVFFGIGFETTAPANASLVYQARQLNLKNLSILMAQVLIPPAMEAILGAPGNNVQGFLAAGHVCSVVGFEDYEKIVSRYRIPIVVTGFEPIDILQGIYMTIAQLEEGRAEVENQYRRAVRREGNLEAKKIIGEVFTVVDRKWRGLGIIKKSGLALCEKYLEFDAAKRFGLEDMCAEESAECISGLILQGKKKPFECSVFGTKCTPEHPLGATMVSSEGACAAYYRYRKAGPESMGHQLG
- a CDS encoding histidine kinase — encoded protein: MPKILLVDDENKFRESLAKRLSLRGYETVDVDNGEDAIKLVRADSDIDVVLLDRKMPGMNGEQVLNEIKSFRPELQVIMLTAFGSLQSAMEIGRLEAYSYMEKPTDFEEIVKTIDAAREDKVHVMARHEVPQVEKGSLWKWLIGTHNTRPGVILLGILLFTILIFMPSPQRLMTLLSAPKTGQVTDSNFGFANYRQMKDGETIAEYYSTHYKVGRNVTNDQGKKTMEALTPEETSVRARIMLGVLLVAALFWATGAIPVGVTALLTGVMMYFFGILKPDDIAQAFAKDAVIFIFGVLAVSAVISKTGLDRRIGLLLLGPSKNIGRLLFLFLPMLGVACSFVSEHALIAFIMPLFMMVYITSIRAAGVKRDRALAVMFVLSICFAANCGGPGSPAAGGRNAVMLGILSDYGNAPTFIEWVKYGLPFVPVMGLVIATYFYFMFRRKLKVKELNVSSIVRNASEKIGPMNRDEYITAFALIGLILLWILGSDKFGMGGPVILCIVFLNVFRILRWRDIANIPWDVVFLYASASAIGKGLAVTGGALYMADSFINILPDFLTSGSGLAIAVSLFTGITTNFMSDGATVSAIGPIAIPMATISGSNPWMIGLATAFASSFAHMLIIGTPNNAIAYAMAKDPITGEQLVKLSDFFKHGFVILLLSFAVLWFWVILGYWQFLGF
- a CDS encoding histidine kinase; this translates as MPPSSPEKAISTFHFGSYNKDHYRDLRRRNVIRLLLTYLLPLVLLAIYFIYQNNAIIQDSRRLHLKGIAENQAKTLNLFLTERLVNLSNLIDDPKLQIPPASSIMQDYLKHLRKNSEAFVDIGFFDSTGVQTSYAGPFPSLERRNYSSEEWYRSLKSRDDNYIITDIYLGFRQQPHFTIAVRRIINGQALVMRATLSPEKVYDYIRSLEGSQEVYTSIVNKSGQYQVVTYHIGTPLEKSSIVPPVDPRLGVEDVKIEGANIIYAYSWLESADWALIVQNEVAGGSFSFIKSNLRIMGLSTLLILAIFLIIINRAKQLVKFQMETDRTRAQLEHAAKLASVGELAAGIAHEINNPLAIISEEAGLMRDFINPEFGQNLKCEDLIPHLDNIHESVFRCRDITRKLLGFVRRTEMDLKQLTIHKLIDGVLDGILGHEMAVSNIEIIRNYGADVPELFTDGNQLQQVILNIVNNGVDAIGHGPGSITVATFVQNKFVCITISDTGTGMSPEQMEKIFLPFYTTKEVGKGTGLGLSVSYGIIKSLGGKIEVESVLGKGSTFIISLPLHRKNGK
- the hypE gene encoding hydrogenase expression/formation protein HypE — translated: MNDKKYSGLNCPIPISDYPHVLLAHGGGGRLMHQLIDKIFAATFANPHLETAHDGAVLKIKGNRLAFTTDSYVVDPLFFPGGDIGKLAIDGTVNDLAMCGARPLYLSAGFIIEEGFSMDSLWRVALSMREAADQAAVSIVTGDTKVVDKGRGHGLFINTAGVGVIEHELTIAPSSVRPGDVVIINGDIGRHGMAIMARREGLAFETTIESDCAPLAATVLKLLDRGINIHCLRDLTRGGLAASLVEIASTSSCRIEVEENKIPVCDQVRGACEILGFDPIYVANEGRMVIFVPDKDADKVMDILHEESLWPEAAIIGKVSGKNDGIVTMKSIIGADRIIDMLSGEQLPRIC
- a CDS encoding response regulator; amino-acid sequence: MTDNIKLLIVDDEVKFLDSIAQRLELRGFGVTKAKSGLEAIEAAKTGKFDLALLDLKMPGMDGTQVLEILKKEHKYLEVIILTGHGSVDSAVECTKLGAFSYLPKPYELDMLLEKLKEAFQERLRKKFETDQARMDKIAKLAAGSSPLGILRELRKLDDEVK
- the hypC gene encoding HypC/HybG/HupF family hydrogenase formation chaperone encodes the protein MCLAIPGKVVSIESDDSLSRTGKVSFGGVLKEINLTLVPEAGIGNYVLVHAGFAISTVNEEEANQTFEYLRQIEELGNSGDNDS